The sequence below is a genomic window from Dethiosulfovibrio faecalis.
AGGAGGAAGAACACCGCCGCCACCGTCAGGGGAGATCCCCAAAGGGAGACCCCCGCCAGAAGAAGAGCCGCCATCCCCATAACGTCGAAGGATGCGTTCATAAGCCAAGCGGAGGAGATCCTTCGCCTGAGTCTCCATATCGAGGCGGACGCGGCGGAGCCGGCCAGATGGAATATACAGTAAGTCAGGCCTAGCCATACGGTAAGGGCCTTGTCACCGTCTCCGGCCAGAGTCCCCACCAGCACCAAGGCCAGTATCGGCTGAACGTAGTCCTTGATTATCTTGAACAGTCCATCGTATATGGACGAACTCAACAACGCCCTCATGAGCCTTCTGTCCCTCATAACCGATCGAAGCGAACGGAAGCCGAAGGACAGAAATCCCCTCTCGGATTTTTCCTCCACCATGTTCTCGTCCCTGTCCAGCCAATCGGGATAGCTCCAGATCAAAGCGAGATCCCCTATATAGGGAAGCATGGCCACTACGAAGAGCCATCGATAGGCCGGCAACCCCAAAGCAAGAGGCACGGCTATCAGAGCGGAGAGGGCCGATCCCAGCAGCGACCAGGCCCTGGTCCTGCCATACAGAAAGGTCTTCTCGTCCGCCACGCCGTGGTGATCCAGATAGGTATAGATCATGGCCTTGTGGGTTCCGGAACGGAAGGCCTCGCCAAGGCCGAAAAAGGTTACCGC
It includes:
- a CDS encoding MFS transporter is translated as MDRKDMLRDPLVWKFRMYGFLKNLRFFEPYMLLYLIGAGLSLFQIGLLFSLREAVIYVFEIPSGVLADHWGRKKELLLCFVFYLISFALFFIGRSLPIFAGAVTFFGLGEAFRSGTHKAMIYTYLDHHGVADEKTFLYGRTRAWSLLGSALSALIAVPLALGLPAYRWLFVVAMLPYIGDLALIWSYPDWLDRDENMVEEKSERGFLSFGFRSLRSVMRDRRLMRALLSSSIYDGLFKIIKDYVQPILALVLVGTLAGDGDKALTVWLGLTYCIFHLAGSAASASIWRLRRRISSAWLMNASFDVMGMAALLLAGVSLWGSPLTVAAVFFLLYVMKDARRPIFVDLCGDLMDRDVRATVMSVDSQLRSFLAVIAAPLLGWVADGTGLPVAFAMVGLFMLASNRWLKVQSREIAVIPEIESSEGGRKKSEE